One window of Zalophus californianus isolate mZalCal1 chromosome 3, mZalCal1.pri.v2, whole genome shotgun sequence genomic DNA carries:
- the CBY2 gene encoding protein chibby homolog 2 isoform X5 — protein MAVQPEGLKCRLEGPNAERGTAEPFLRLHNLYPTPRCARQAALPRLSRRVVSQHSYPLNRFSSVPLDPMERPTSQADLELDYNPPRVQLSDEMFVFQDGRWVNENCRLQSPYFSPSSSFHHKLHHKRLAKEYLLQEENKALREENKALREENKTLRKENKILQVFWEEHKATLGRDESRASSPLLHKDNVALEVVKKDTALQMHRSKENSTLQLLREENRALQLLLEQRKAYWVQTEEKAGPGGETKPAPSPHEEPHVPGLLPDQSTGLSSPFEESKGTPIPQEDSKTLRVLRQMVSNLSGSSGDEEVKAGSSPPDGSQSLELLREMNQALQALREENQSLQLLREENRLLQEENRALHVLREEHRIFQEENKALWENNKLKLQQKLVIDTVTEVTARMEMLIEELYAFMPSKSKDPKKPSRV, from the coding sequence AGGGGCACAGCCGAGCCTTTCCTGAGGCTCCACAACTTGTACCCCACCCCGCGCTGCGCCCGGCAGGCCGCCCTGCCCCGGCTGAGCCGCCGAGTGGTCAGCCAGCACTCGTACCCGCTGAATCGCTTCTCCTCGGTGCCCTTGGACCCCATGGAGCGCCCCACCTCCCAGGCCGACCTGGAGCTGGATTACAACCCTCCGCGAGTACAGCTCAGCGATGAGATGTTTGTCTTCCAGGACGGGCGGTGGGTGAACGAAAACTGCCGCCTCCAGTCCCCCTACTTCTCTCCGTCCTCCTCCTTCCACCATAAGCTGCACCACAAGAGACTGGCCAAGGAGTACCTGCTGCAGGAGGAGAACAAGGCGCTGCGGGAGGAGAACAAGGCGCTGCGGGAGGAGAACAAGACTCTCCGCAAGGAGAACAAGATCCTGCAGGTGTTCTGGGAGGAACACAAGGCTACACTCGGCCGGGACGAGAGCAGGGCCTCCTCACCACTGCTGCACAAGGACAACGTGGCCCTGGAGGTGGTGAAGAAGGACACGGCCTTGCAAATGCACCGCAGCAAGGAGAACAGCACCCTTCAGCTGCTCAGGGAGGAGAACAGGGCcctgcagctgctgctggagCAGAGGAAGGCCTACTGGGTCCAGACGGAGGAGAAGGCGGGCCCCGGGGGGGAGACCAAGCCCGCCCCCTCGCCCCACGAGGAGCCCCACGTCCCAGGGCTGTTGCCAGACCAGAGCACCGGCCTCTCCTCCCCTTTCGAGGAGTCCAAGGGGACCCCGATCCCCCAGGAGGACTCCAAGACGCTCCGGGTCCTGCGCCAGATGGTCAGCAACCTGTCCGGCTCTTCCGGGGACGAGGAGGTCAAGGCCGGCTCCAGCCCGCCTGATGGGAGCCAGTCCCTGGAGCTGCTGAGAGAGATGAACCAGGCGCTGCAGGCCCTGCGGGAGGAGAACCAGAGCCTGCAGCTCCTCCGCGAGGAGAACCGGCTCCTGCAGGAGGAGAACAGGGCCCTGCACGTGCTTCGCGAGGAGCACAGGATCTTCCAGGAGGAGAACAAGGCCCTGTGGGAGAACAACAAGCTGAAGCTGCAGCAGAAGCTGGTCATCGACACGGTGACCGAGGTCACCGCCCGGATGGAGATGCTCATTGAGGAGCTCTACGCCTTCATGCCCTCCAAGAGCAAGGACCCCAAGAAGCCCAGCAGGGTCTGA
- the CBY2 gene encoding protein chibby homolog 2 isoform X4 has product MSPLECSECFGDQLLHRTYTWHLTLRGTAEPFLRLHNLYPTPRCARQAALPRLSRRVVSQHSYPLNRFSSVPLDPMERPTSQADLELDYNPPRVQLSDEMFVFQDGRWVNENCRLQSPYFSPSSSFHHKLHHKRLAKEYLLQEENKALREENKALREENKTLRKENKILQVFWEEHKATLGRDESRASSPLLHKDNVALEVVKKDTALQMHRSKENSTLQLLREENRALQLLLEQRKAYWVQTEEKAGPGGETKPAPSPHEEPHVPGLLPDQSTGLSSPFEESKGTPIPQEDSKTLRVLRQMVSNLSGSSGDEEVKAGSSPPDGSQSLELLREMNQALQALREENQSLQLLREENRLLQEENRALHVLREEHRIFQEENKALWENNKLKLQQKLVIDTVTEVTARMEMLIEELYAFMPSKSKDPKKPSRV; this is encoded by the coding sequence AGGGGCACAGCCGAGCCTTTCCTGAGGCTCCACAACTTGTACCCCACCCCGCGCTGCGCCCGGCAGGCCGCCCTGCCCCGGCTGAGCCGCCGAGTGGTCAGCCAGCACTCGTACCCGCTGAATCGCTTCTCCTCGGTGCCCTTGGACCCCATGGAGCGCCCCACCTCCCAGGCCGACCTGGAGCTGGATTACAACCCTCCGCGAGTACAGCTCAGCGATGAGATGTTTGTCTTCCAGGACGGGCGGTGGGTGAACGAAAACTGCCGCCTCCAGTCCCCCTACTTCTCTCCGTCCTCCTCCTTCCACCATAAGCTGCACCACAAGAGACTGGCCAAGGAGTACCTGCTGCAGGAGGAGAACAAGGCGCTGCGGGAGGAGAACAAGGCGCTGCGGGAGGAGAACAAGACTCTCCGCAAGGAGAACAAGATCCTGCAGGTGTTCTGGGAGGAACACAAGGCTACACTCGGCCGGGACGAGAGCAGGGCCTCCTCACCACTGCTGCACAAGGACAACGTGGCCCTGGAGGTGGTGAAGAAGGACACGGCCTTGCAAATGCACCGCAGCAAGGAGAACAGCACCCTTCAGCTGCTCAGGGAGGAGAACAGGGCcctgcagctgctgctggagCAGAGGAAGGCCTACTGGGTCCAGACGGAGGAGAAGGCGGGCCCCGGGGGGGAGACCAAGCCCGCCCCCTCGCCCCACGAGGAGCCCCACGTCCCAGGGCTGTTGCCAGACCAGAGCACCGGCCTCTCCTCCCCTTTCGAGGAGTCCAAGGGGACCCCGATCCCCCAGGAGGACTCCAAGACGCTCCGGGTCCTGCGCCAGATGGTCAGCAACCTGTCCGGCTCTTCCGGGGACGAGGAGGTCAAGGCCGGCTCCAGCCCGCCTGATGGGAGCCAGTCCCTGGAGCTGCTGAGAGAGATGAACCAGGCGCTGCAGGCCCTGCGGGAGGAGAACCAGAGCCTGCAGCTCCTCCGCGAGGAGAACCGGCTCCTGCAGGAGGAGAACAGGGCCCTGCACGTGCTTCGCGAGGAGCACAGGATCTTCCAGGAGGAGAACAAGGCCCTGTGGGAGAACAACAAGCTGAAGCTGCAGCAGAAGCTGGTCATCGACACGGTGACCGAGGTCACCGCCCGGATGGAGATGCTCATTGAGGAGCTCTACGCCTTCATGCCCTCCAAGAGCAAGGACCCCAAGAAGCCCAGCAGGGTCTGA